Proteins from a genomic interval of Oceanispirochaeta crateris:
- a CDS encoding sugar phosphate isomerase/epimerase family protein produces MNDLTDLEKLCIHTITTKPWTIEESIEHYARAGVQGITLWRDALENRNRQTIRKRIQDAGLNIVSMCRGGFFPGDTAEKRELAIEDNLRLIDEAADVGAPHIVLVCGSEPNISLEESRQQIMEGISRIYGHAREKGVKLAIEPLHPMYADSRSAVNTMEQANDMCETLCLKNVGIAVDIYHLWWDPHLQEEIKRAGKSDNIMAFHTCDWKNPTTDFLLDRGLMGEGIAPIREIRSWVENGGFKGYVEVEIFSELHWKKDQKTFLEEIIQAYKDFA; encoded by the coding sequence ATGAATGATTTAACAGATTTAGAAAAATTATGCATTCACACGATAACAACCAAACCCTGGACCATTGAGGAGTCAATTGAACACTATGCCAGGGCGGGAGTTCAGGGCATCACACTCTGGCGGGATGCCCTTGAAAATCGTAACAGACAGACCATTAGAAAAAGAATACAAGATGCCGGACTGAACATAGTCAGCATGTGCCGCGGCGGATTCTTCCCTGGAGATACAGCAGAGAAAAGAGAGCTTGCCATTGAAGATAATCTGAGGCTCATAGATGAAGCGGCTGATGTGGGTGCACCTCATATCGTCCTTGTATGCGGATCAGAACCAAATATCTCCCTTGAAGAATCAAGGCAGCAAATCATGGAGGGGATATCCCGCATCTATGGTCATGCCCGGGAGAAAGGGGTGAAGCTGGCGATTGAACCCCTGCACCCCATGTATGCCGACAGCAGATCGGCGGTGAACACTATGGAACAAGCCAATGATATGTGCGAAACCCTCTGCCTGAAGAATGTAGGAATTGCCGTGGATATATACCATCTCTGGTGGGACCCCCATCTTCAGGAAGAGATAAAGAGGGCCGGAAAATCGGACAATATAATGGCCTTTCATACCTGTGACTGGAAAAACCCTACAACTGACTTCCTATTGGACAGAGGGCTCATGGGAGAAGGAATTGCTCCCATCAGAGAAATACGGTCCTGGGTAGAAAATGGGGGATTCAAGGGATATGTAGAGGTAGAAATTTTTTCTGAACTCCACTGGAAAAAAGATCAGAAAACTTTTTTAGAAGAAATCATACAAGCATACAAAGACTTTGCCTGA
- a CDS encoding hydroxyethylthiazole kinase: protein MVYKTFLKAINQSRPIIHVLMNNVTNLFVADALLALGCKPIMAFDARETAGVTIQSDGLCINTGTPHRHIQESYNLSLRSALRNKIPLVLDFPGVGSSPLRQDIAFQLLSILKEEDPDNLVPRIIRGNASEIYCLADGKSHGGSIDSIHNAEDVAGITRGLRSFASALCISGPENYILGQSSSILRGGHALMSRISGFGCVSSALMAAFLSCCSEFHTHDFSADAAAGVCSFMSECSSRITEINGPADFKLKFIDQIYNITEESNDQEVLF, encoded by the coding sequence ATGGTGTATAAAACCTTTTTAAAAGCGATTAACCAGTCTAGACCAATTATTCATGTTTTGATGAATAATGTGACCAACCTTTTCGTTGCTGATGCTCTGCTGGCACTGGGCTGTAAACCGATTATGGCCTTTGATGCCCGGGAAACCGCTGGCGTGACCATCCAGTCTGACGGGTTGTGCATCAATACCGGGACGCCTCACAGGCATATCCAGGAGAGTTACAACCTTTCTTTGAGGAGTGCTTTAAGGAATAAAATCCCCCTGGTCCTGGACTTTCCCGGTGTGGGAAGCTCCCCGTTAAGGCAGGATATTGCCTTCCAACTTTTATCAATTCTCAAAGAAGAAGATCCTGATAATCTTGTCCCCAGAATCATCAGGGGCAACGCTTCGGAGATATACTGTTTAGCCGACGGAAAAAGCCATGGCGGTAGCATCGACAGCATCCATAACGCAGAAGACGTTGCCGGTATAACCCGGGGACTTCGCTCATTTGCATCCGCCCTGTGTATCAGCGGTCCAGAAAATTACATCCTAGGACAGTCCAGTTCTATCCTCCGGGGAGGGCATGCCCTCATGTCCCGGATCAGCGGATTCGGATGTGTCAGTTCGGCCCTGATGGCGGCCTTTCTATCCTGCTGTTCTGAGTTCCATACTCATGACTTTTCGGCAGATGCCGCCGCCGGAGTTTGTTCTTTCATGTCCGAATGCTCCAGTCGCATCACAGAGATTAATGGGCCGGCGGATTTCAAATTAAAATTCATCGATCAAATATATAACATCACAGAAGAATCAAATGATCAGGAGGTTCTATTTTGA
- a CDS encoding LacI family DNA-binding transcriptional regulator yields the protein MKKKTVTISDIATEAGVSKATVSRVLSNSPKVKKESKEKILKIMEKYSYVPNNMAQSLAGTPRMTIGIVIDELANFFFIEVADGIDKVISHSGYSMQISSSRWDEENELRLVRQLISSRVDGIILAPVSETSRSIALLKSSGIPFLLINVIPKQEDLAFVSCDNSAGGRLAGQFFNRMHRPCQILITGYPHQSISYRIQGFKETLEKPEELIHYENINTYEQGYEIASVLLIKNRLASIKTALFVTNDNVAIGIITRLLELGISIPEQVSVIGYDDIKLSTFCRIPLTTVSQGIKDIGKIAAMELLEMIEGSAEELPQHLIEPQIVMRQSAVIL from the coding sequence ATGAAAAAAAAGACCGTAACTATATCGGACATAGCAACTGAAGCCGGTGTCTCTAAAGCCACCGTTTCCAGAGTCCTGTCCAACTCTCCTAAAGTAAAAAAGGAATCGAAAGAAAAAATTCTTAAAATCATGGAAAAGTATTCCTATGTGCCAAACAATATGGCCCAGAGTCTGGCCGGAACCCCGCGTATGACCATCGGAATCGTCATCGATGAACTAGCCAACTTCTTTTTTATCGAAGTAGCCGACGGCATCGATAAGGTCATCAGTCATTCAGGATACTCCATGCAAATTTCAAGCTCCAGATGGGACGAAGAAAATGAATTGCGCCTTGTTCGCCAGCTCATCAGCAGCCGTGTTGACGGTATCATCCTGGCTCCTGTTTCTGAAACATCCCGCTCCATAGCACTTTTAAAATCCTCGGGGATACCCTTCCTTCTCATCAATGTGATCCCCAAGCAGGAAGACTTAGCCTTTGTCAGCTGCGATAATAGCGCAGGAGGAAGGTTGGCAGGACAATTTTTCAACAGGATGCACAGGCCTTGTCAAATCCTGATTACGGGATATCCCCACCAATCCATAAGCTACAGGATTCAGGGATTCAAAGAGACTTTAGAGAAACCGGAAGAATTGATTCATTATGAAAATATAAACACCTATGAACAGGGGTATGAAATAGCTTCGGTTCTGTTGATTAAGAACCGGCTTGCCAGCATTAAGACTGCTCTTTTTGTGACGAATGATAACGTAGCCATCGGAATCATTACGCGTCTTCTGGAACTGGGTATTTCTATACCGGAGCAAGTTTCAGTTATCGGGTATGATGATATAAAACTGTCCACTTTCTGCAGAATACCTTTGACAACGGTTTCTCAAGGGATAAAAGACATAGGCAAGATTGCCGCCATGGAACTACTTGAAATGATCGAAGGAAGCGCGGAAGAACTCCCTCAGCACCTCATTGAACCGCAGATTGTCATGAGGCAATCTGCGGTTATTCTATAA
- a CDS encoding PfkB family carbohydrate kinase, which yields MKNLNNIVKDFPDISIAVIGDICVDMYYFLSDEKCEVSLETGQRTKSVEDFKHEAGGAGNVAINLKSLGAGSVDIYGVIGSDPFGETLKSILTDSDVSCTHIQTQKENWQTHVYHKFYKDSVEESRCDIGNFNRVSPEVVSLLLEDIESNIKNYEVIIINEQVLHGYHNSQFQKGLADLILKYKDDSLWISDCRHLNLVYNQSIRKLNKSEAEAIFSMKEPQKSLPEKRELIQWLSSYWEKPVIITLGEDGAIGIDSEGKIEETPGISLTGPKDTVGAGDAFLAALALTMASGHTLKEALFTGNCTASVSVTKLFETGHPNKDELIRMGTSPDYRYNPEVASDNRTAKFLKDTPIEIIGLKPSGNPVAVIFDHDGTISTLRQGWEPIMKEVVLQSILGESLKLVSQEEIECISATADEMIEKTTGVQTIIQMHHLQSLVKSHSYVPRHKVLTPLEYKKIYNDRLMNMVSARISLFRRGMLDLRDVTMKGAIPFLQSLKDAGIPLYLASGTDQEDVRKEAKTLGYAELFTGGIFGSVGNIDQDPKKLVMERISRELPENVKPQNCYVFGDGPVEMREAAKRDFTGIGLLSDEKQRFGVNPDKRQRLILGGAKALIPDFSWRSFLTEYLEWNLDTKRKK from the coding sequence ATGAAGAACTTGAACAATATCGTAAAGGATTTCCCAGATATTTCCATCGCTGTCATCGGAGATATCTGTGTAGATATGTATTACTTCCTCAGTGATGAAAAGTGTGAAGTGTCACTCGAAACAGGACAGAGAACAAAGTCAGTTGAAGATTTTAAACATGAAGCAGGCGGTGCCGGCAATGTGGCCATAAACTTAAAGAGTCTAGGAGCTGGTTCTGTAGATATTTATGGAGTTATCGGTTCTGATCCTTTTGGAGAAACTCTTAAATCCATTCTAACGGATTCAGATGTCTCCTGTACACATATTCAAACACAAAAAGAAAACTGGCAAACCCATGTATATCATAAATTCTACAAGGACTCCGTAGAAGAATCACGTTGTGATATAGGAAACTTCAACAGAGTAAGTCCTGAGGTAGTATCCTTACTCTTAGAGGATATTGAATCAAACATCAAAAACTATGAAGTCATCATTATCAATGAGCAAGTATTACACGGCTACCATAATAGTCAGTTTCAAAAAGGCCTGGCCGATTTAATACTCAAATACAAAGATGACAGCCTTTGGATCAGTGACTGCCGCCACCTGAATCTGGTTTACAACCAGAGCATCCGTAAATTAAACAAGAGTGAAGCCGAAGCAATTTTTAGTATGAAAGAACCTCAGAAATCACTTCCTGAAAAAAGAGAGTTAATCCAATGGCTCTCCTCCTACTGGGAAAAGCCCGTCATAATCACCTTGGGAGAAGACGGGGCCATTGGCATAGACTCTGAAGGGAAAATTGAAGAAACACCGGGCATCAGTCTGACAGGCCCCAAGGATACTGTTGGCGCAGGTGACGCCTTTTTGGCGGCTTTAGCTCTCACAATGGCTTCAGGGCATACCCTAAAAGAGGCTTTATTCACTGGAAACTGTACTGCCAGTGTTTCTGTAACAAAACTTTTTGAAACAGGACATCCGAATAAAGACGAGCTGATAAGAATGGGAACATCCCCGGATTACCGTTACAATCCTGAAGTTGCATCTGACAATAGAACGGCTAAATTCCTCAAAGACACTCCCATTGAGATCATCGGCCTCAAACCATCAGGGAATCCCGTGGCTGTTATCTTTGATCATGACGGAACAATATCCACCCTTCGCCAGGGCTGGGAACCCATCATGAAGGAAGTCGTACTCCAGTCCATATTGGGAGAATCACTAAAACTGGTCTCTCAAGAGGAAATAGAATGCATCTCTGCAACTGCAGATGAAATGATCGAAAAAACAACCGGTGTCCAAACAATCATTCAGATGCATCACTTGCAAAGCCTGGTAAAATCCCATTCTTATGTCCCGCGACATAAGGTATTGACCCCCCTGGAATATAAAAAAATATACAACGACAGGCTCATGAATATGGTTTCTGCCCGGATCAGCCTATTCCGTAGAGGTATGCTGGATCTGAGAGACGTAACCATGAAAGGAGCCATACCCTTCCTACAAAGCCTTAAAGATGCGGGGATACCCCTCTACCTTGCTAGTGGAACAGACCAGGAAGACGTTCGTAAGGAAGCAAAGACACTAGGGTATGCCGAGTTGTTCACTGGAGGTATTTTCGGATCCGTCGGCAATATTGACCAGGATCCCAAGAAGTTGGTCATGGAAAGGATAAGCAGAGAACTTCCTGAAAACGTGAAGCCTCAAAATTGCTATGTTTTTGGAGACGGACCTGTGGAAATGCGAGAAGCTGCTAAACGCGACTTTACCGGAATAGGACTACTAAGTGATGAAAAACAGCGTTTTGGCGTGAATCCTGATAAAAGACAGCGTCTGATTCTGGGAGGAGCCAAGGCATTGATTCCTGATTTTTCCTGGAGATCATTTTTGACTGAATACTTAGAATGGAATCTTGATACAAAAAGGAAAAAATAA
- a CDS encoding VOC family protein, which yields MKFCWTTIQVSNMEKSLAFYTEVLGLKIVRKMSPNPDMEIAFLAEGETQVELMFNRKNQDIHFGKDISMGFIVDSIDGFMDAMKDKGIDLLEGPFQPNPFIKFIYIQDPDGMKIQLVENIEPAS from the coding sequence ATGAAATTCTGCTGGACAACGATACAGGTTTCCAATATGGAAAAATCTCTTGCATTTTACACAGAGGTCCTGGGTTTGAAGATCGTTAGAAAAATGAGCCCAAATCCGGATATGGAAATAGCTTTCTTAGCTGAGGGTGAAACCCAGGTAGAACTGATGTTCAACCGGAAAAATCAGGACATACATTTTGGCAAGGACATATCCATGGGATTCATAGTGGACTCCATCGACGGTTTTATGGATGCCATGAAGGATAAGGGTATAGATCTTCTTGAGGGACCTTTCCAGCCAAATCCCTTTATCAAATTTATATACATTCAGGATCCCGATGGAATGAAGATTCAGTTAGTTGAGAATATTGAGCCTGCGAGTTAA
- a CDS encoding aldo/keto reductase family protein encodes MEYRRIGNTGLKVSEIAYGSWLTFAHQVELENGKTIINRAFELGINYFDTADAYNRGEAEVLLGEILHHYSRSRYIVASKAYWPMSDAPTDRGLSRKHITDSVHASLARLRLSYLDIFYCHRYDPESPLSETLEAINDLIRQGKILYWGTSEWTAEQINEANRLCIEKGWSRPSINQPNYSLVKRNIEKEILPACLENGMGTANFSPLAQGILTGKYSGGTLPPGSRAADESLNSTMQNLISDKELLSRVDRLAPIASQYDLTVGQLSLAWILQNPGISSLIVGASSVEQLESNVKASGVKIEPGDMKKMDALFPLG; translated from the coding sequence ATGGAATATAGAAGAATTGGTAACACGGGTCTCAAGGTGAGTGAAATAGCCTATGGTTCCTGGTTGACCTTTGCCCATCAGGTGGAACTGGAGAATGGAAAAACAATTATCAATCGTGCCTTTGAATTGGGTATCAATTATTTTGATACGGCCGATGCCTATAATAGAGGTGAAGCAGAAGTTCTTTTGGGAGAAATTCTGCATCATTACAGTCGCAGCCGGTACATTGTTGCATCCAAGGCCTATTGGCCCATGAGCGACGCTCCCACAGACCGAGGGTTGAGTCGCAAGCATATAACGGATTCTGTTCATGCCAGCCTAGCAAGGTTAAGGCTCTCTTATCTGGATATCTTTTATTGTCACCGTTATGATCCTGAATCCCCCCTGAGTGAGACACTCGAAGCCATTAATGACTTAATACGCCAGGGCAAAATTCTGTATTGGGGAACCAGCGAATGGACAGCTGAGCAGATCAATGAAGCCAATCGGCTCTGCATTGAGAAGGGCTGGTCCAGGCCTTCGATTAATCAGCCGAATTACAGTCTCGTTAAAAGAAATATAGAGAAGGAAATTCTGCCTGCCTGCCTTGAAAACGGCATGGGTACGGCCAATTTTTCACCCCTGGCACAGGGAATCCTAACGGGAAAGTACTCGGGAGGAACCCTTCCCCCCGGAAGCCGTGCTGCTGATGAAAGCCTGAACAGCACGATGCAGAATCTTATTTCGGATAAAGAACTCCTATCCCGGGTTGACCGCCTGGCTCCCATAGCCAGTCAGTACGACCTAACAGTAGGGCAGCTCTCTCTGGCGTGGATATTGCAGAATCCAGGGATTTCATCACTGATCGTTGGCGCCTCTTCTGTGGAACAGCTGGAGAGCAATGTGAAGGCTTCCGGGGTTAAAATTGAGCCGGGGGATATGAAAAAAATGGATGCATTATTTCCCTTAGGCTAA
- a CDS encoding Gfo/Idh/MocA family protein, with product MNKIGIIMNGVTGRMGTNQHLIRSIKAIRDEGGILLKDGSTLIPDPILIGRNENKLKRLADEHNIPRYSTDLDAALEDSYNQIYFDSTLTELRAGGVRKAIAAGKAIYCEKPTSVSTVEAMALYNEATEAGLKNGVVQDKLWLPGLMKLQYLINTGFFGKIHSVKGDFGYWVFDGKDQPAQRPSWNYRKEDGGGMMIDMFCHWRYVIDNLFGEIESLSSTGAIHIPERVDEQGRTYKTTADDAAYATFKLKNGTICQFNSSWCTRVRRDDLLTIQVDGSRGSAVAGLRDCVVQHDAETPKPVWNPDIDSPVDFQKGWTKMPTRDSYENAFKVQWEMFLRHVVEDEPFKWSLKEGAKGVQLAELGIQSWEERRWVDVPSLA from the coding sequence ATGAACAAAATTGGTATTATTATGAACGGTGTAACAGGAAGGATGGGAACCAACCAGCATTTGATCAGATCTATAAAAGCCATCAGGGATGAAGGAGGGATTCTCTTAAAAGACGGGTCCACCCTGATCCCCGACCCCATCTTAATCGGCCGCAACGAAAACAAATTAAAGCGTCTTGCCGACGAGCATAATATCCCCCGTTACAGCACAGACCTTGATGCCGCCTTGGAGGACTCTTATAACCAGATTTATTTTGACAGTACCCTGACGGAACTAAGAGCCGGAGGAGTTCGCAAAGCCATAGCGGCAGGGAAAGCGATCTATTGCGAAAAACCCACCTCTGTATCCACAGTAGAAGCAATGGCTCTGTACAACGAAGCCACAGAGGCAGGCTTAAAAAATGGTGTGGTCCAGGATAAACTCTGGCTACCCGGATTAATGAAGCTGCAATATCTGATCAATACGGGATTCTTCGGCAAGATCCACTCCGTCAAAGGCGATTTTGGCTATTGGGTGTTCGATGGCAAAGATCAGCCGGCTCAAAGACCAAGCTGGAACTACAGAAAGGAAGACGGTGGCGGAATGATGATCGATATGTTCTGCCACTGGCGTTATGTCATCGATAATCTGTTTGGAGAAATTGAGAGCCTTTCATCCACAGGGGCTATTCACATCCCCGAAAGAGTGGATGAACAGGGCAGGACCTACAAAACAACCGCCGACGATGCGGCTTATGCGACGTTCAAACTAAAAAACGGTACGATTTGCCAGTTTAATTCCAGTTGGTGTACACGGGTTCGCAGGGATGATCTGCTGACCATTCAGGTCGATGGTTCCAGAGGATCTGCTGTGGCAGGACTGAGGGACTGTGTCGTACAACATGATGCAGAGACTCCCAAACCCGTTTGGAATCCCGATATAGACAGTCCCGTCGATTTTCAAAAGGGATGGACAAAAATGCCCACCAGGGATTCCTATGAAAATGCCTTTAAAGTCCAGTGGGAAATGTTCTTAAGGCATGTAGTCGAAGACGAACCCTTTAAATGGAGCCTGAAAGAGGGAGCCAAGGGCGTCCAGCTTGCAGAATTGGGCATTCAATCCTGGGAAGAAAGAAGATGGGTGGATGTGCCCAGCTTAGCCTAA
- the thiD gene encoding bifunctional hydroxymethylpyrimidine kinase/phosphomethylpyrimidine kinase, which produces MTHFLHPAVLTIAGSDSSGGAGVQADLKTMTSLGCYGMTVITALTAQNTQGVQGVYPVSTEVVLAQLNAVFEDIPPVTVKIGMLHDQALIEGLYHFLKDRNVRIVLDPVMVATSGDVLLEPDSLQSLQTLLFPLASLITPNIHEIDLISGKKNSSKETMGESALAMAHKWGSPFLVKGGDLQGCGTSSDVLAVPGSDRLLWFESERVETRNTHGTGCTLSSAVASHLALGYSLDEAVSLSKKYISAALEHGKNQSWGQGRGPVNHMWNLKKSIRR; this is translated from the coding sequence TTGACTCATTTTCTCCATCCCGCTGTTCTGACTATTGCGGGAAGCGACTCCTCCGGTGGGGCAGGAGTTCAGGCAGATCTAAAAACGATGACTTCCCTTGGCTGTTACGGCATGACAGTTATTACGGCTTTGACCGCACAGAATACTCAGGGTGTTCAGGGAGTGTATCCAGTGTCGACCGAGGTAGTTCTGGCGCAGTTGAATGCTGTTTTTGAGGATATTCCTCCTGTAACGGTCAAGATCGGCATGCTCCACGATCAAGCTCTTATCGAGGGGCTTTATCACTTTTTAAAAGACAGAAATGTCAGGATTGTCTTGGATCCCGTAATGGTTGCAACAAGCGGTGATGTTCTTTTGGAACCCGATTCTCTACAATCGTTGCAAACACTCCTTTTTCCTCTGGCTTCCCTGATCACCCCCAATATTCATGAAATCGATCTTATCAGCGGAAAGAAGAACAGCTCGAAAGAGACAATGGGAGAATCCGCCCTGGCAATGGCCCACAAATGGGGCTCTCCCTTTCTCGTGAAGGGTGGGGATCTTCAGGGTTGCGGGACCTCTTCGGATGTCTTGGCTGTTCCCGGATCAGATCGTTTGCTGTGGTTTGAATCGGAGAGAGTCGAGACAAGGAATACCCATGGCACTGGCTGTACTCTGAGCTCTGCTGTCGCATCTCATCTTGCACTGGGATACTCCCTGGATGAAGCCGTTTCTCTGTCTAAAAAGTATATCAGTGCCGCGTTGGAACATGGCAAAAATCAGTCCTGGGGGCAGGGACGCGGGCCGGTCAATCACATGTGGAATCTTAAAAAAAGTATAAGGAGATAG
- a CDS encoding AGE family epimerase/isomerase yields MDQLKIKEWKEEMTHHLIKELLPFWQSRILDEVQGGFLTQFDTNGEDAGTDEKSLLAHMRSIYAFSLVHLQGFDPEGRFLSLAREGVHFAVDHYWDSEFGGFYWLFNRNNEILIDQKIVYGHSFAIYALATYTLASGDSLGLDYAQKCFDLIQIYAVETSHGGYWEMFERDWTLCGPGSAGGDRKTLDVHMHLMEALTALYLCSGKDVHKRKLQELIDLIVARIMHPKYGTGIPQFFQDWSVAPQIKFDIIWGWDRFEGEMQEKSNTLDNTSYGHNVEFFWLMADALKALGINPHKYDELFTKILNHALSAGVDFEFGGVYVEGSHDGKEVYDKAKEFWQQAEFLTGMLDAYLLYGDEKYLEAYENIHKFVMKHMIKHEVGEWWPLLTREGTVVWEHMSHSWKVNYHTIRAAVLSVKRLERISAL; encoded by the coding sequence ATGGATCAATTAAAAATTAAAGAATGGAAAGAAGAGATGACTCACCATCTGATCAAGGAATTGCTCCCTTTCTGGCAAAGTCGTATCCTCGATGAAGTCCAAGGTGGATTTCTTACCCAATTCGATACAAATGGAGAAGATGCAGGTACAGATGAGAAATCCCTACTGGCTCATATGCGGAGTATTTATGCTTTTTCTTTGGTTCATCTACAGGGTTTTGATCCCGAAGGTCGGTTTTTAAGTCTAGCTAGGGAAGGTGTTCATTTTGCTGTTGATCACTATTGGGACAGTGAATTCGGTGGATTCTACTGGCTTTTTAACAGAAATAATGAAATCTTGATTGATCAAAAAATCGTCTATGGACATAGTTTTGCTATTTATGCCCTTGCTACATACACTCTAGCATCGGGAGACTCCCTAGGATTGGATTATGCGCAAAAGTGTTTTGATCTGATACAGATCTATGCCGTTGAGACTAGTCATGGTGGTTACTGGGAGATGTTTGAACGAGATTGGACTCTCTGCGGACCCGGCAGCGCGGGAGGGGACAGAAAAACTCTGGATGTTCATATGCATTTGATGGAGGCTCTTACGGCTCTTTATCTTTGTAGTGGAAAGGATGTGCATAAGAGGAAGCTGCAGGAGCTCATTGATCTTATTGTAGCCAGAATCATGCATCCAAAGTATGGTACGGGAATTCCTCAATTCTTTCAGGATTGGTCTGTCGCACCACAGATCAAGTTTGATATTATTTGGGGTTGGGACAGGTTTGAAGGGGAGATGCAGGAAAAAAGCAATACTCTGGACAATACTTCCTATGGTCATAACGTTGAGTTTTTTTGGTTGATGGCAGATGCTTTGAAAGCCTTAGGTATTAATCCTCACAAATATGATGAACTCTTTACTAAAATTTTGAATCATGCGTTATCAGCAGGAGTTGATTTTGAATTTGGAGGAGTCTATGTGGAAGGGTCTCATGATGGTAAAGAGGTTTATGATAAAGCTAAAGAGTTTTGGCAACAGGCTGAATTCTTAACCGGGATGCTTGATGCCTATCTCCTTTATGGTGATGAGAAATACCTAGAAGCTTATGAAAATATCCACAAATTTGTCATGAAACACATGATAAAACATGAAGTGGGTGAGTGGTGGCCTCTGTTGACCCGGGAAGGGACAGTTGTGTGGGAACATATGAGCCATTCCTGGAAAGTCAACTATCACACCATCAGGGCGGCAGTATTATCAGTAAAAAGACTTGAACGAATCTCTGCTTTATAG
- a CDS encoding glycosyl hydrolase — protein sequence MIKITQEKDLKGFILPLNRFFDLAVQKVELIQKNWDEDQGAPVFTINGKYSSRGWTEWTQGFMYGNALLAFEATGNQECLHWGREKTVEKMAPHLSHFGVHDHGFNNISSYGNLLRFMKNGEIEANEWEKNYYILALKLSGAVQAKRFTYLPGQLGYVTSFNGAHSLFADTIRSMRILALSHQLGHFLWSEQDEKTSLLKLLLSHAETTARYNVYFGEGRDTWDERGRVAHESIFNVNSGSYRCPASQQGYSPFTTWTRGQAWILTGFAEQLEFISTLDESEISNLNLPYYPDKKTVLRRFKEVAEAVADHIIENSPTDGIPYWDTGAPQLHKIKNYKEKPADPYNGYEPVDSSSAAISVQGLFRLASYLKETDPEKSLRYSGAATTMMKTLLSDEYLSLKKDHQGLLLHSIYHQPNGWDHVAQGQAISNGESCMWGDYHLLEAAVYLQKMAIGKAVPEFFNI from the coding sequence ATGATTAAGATCACACAGGAGAAAGATCTAAAAGGATTCATTCTCCCCTTGAACAGATTCTTTGATCTGGCAGTTCAAAAGGTAGAACTGATCCAAAAAAATTGGGATGAAGATCAGGGAGCTCCCGTATTCACAATCAATGGAAAATACAGTTCCAGAGGCTGGACAGAATGGACTCAGGGCTTCATGTATGGCAATGCCCTCCTCGCTTTTGAAGCGACAGGGAACCAGGAATGCCTCCATTGGGGACGGGAAAAAACAGTGGAGAAAATGGCCCCTCACCTCTCCCATTTTGGAGTTCATGACCATGGGTTTAACAACATAAGCAGCTATGGCAACTTACTGCGTTTCATGAAAAATGGAGAGATTGAAGCCAATGAGTGGGAAAAGAATTATTACATACTGGCATTGAAACTGAGCGGAGCTGTTCAGGCAAAACGGTTTACATATTTACCGGGTCAGTTGGGCTATGTGACCTCATTCAACGGGGCTCACAGCCTTTTTGCCGATACAATCCGCTCCATGCGCATACTGGCATTATCCCATCAGCTGGGTCATTTTTTATGGTCCGAACAGGATGAGAAAACGAGCCTCCTCAAGCTGCTTTTAAGTCATGCAGAAACAACAGCCCGGTACAATGTCTATTTTGGAGAAGGAAGAGATACCTGGGATGAAAGAGGAAGAGTGGCTCATGAGAGTATCTTCAATGTGAATAGTGGCTCCTACCGTTGTCCTGCTTCCCAGCAGGGATACTCACCCTTTACGACATGGACCAGGGGACAGGCCTGGATTCTCACAGGGTTCGCTGAGCAGCTGGAGTTTATATCCACCCTGGATGAAAGTGAAATAAGCAATTTAAACCTGCCCTATTACCCTGATAAAAAGACAGTTCTCCGACGATTTAAGGAAGTGGCCGAGGCCGTGGCTGATCATATCATAGAAAACAGTCCCACTGACGGAATCCCCTACTGGGATACAGGGGCGCCGCAGCTCCATAAAATAAAGAACTATAAAGAAAAACCAGCCGATCCTTACAATGGGTATGAACCTGTAGACTCATCGTCGGCGGCTATTTCGGTCCAGGGACTCTTTCGCTTAGCCTCCTATTTGAAAGAAACAGATCCAGAGAAATCACTTCGCTACAGCGGTGCTGCAACGACCATGATGAAAACTCTATTGAGTGATGAATATCTCAGCCTGAAAAAAGATCATCAGGGACTCCTCTTGCACAGCATCTATCATCAACCCAACGGATGGGATCATGTGGCACAAGGACAGGCTATCTCCAACGGAGAAAGCTGTATGTGGGGTGATTACCACCTCCTGGAAGCTGCAGTTTATCTCCAGAAAATGGCAATTGGAAAGGCCGTTCCTGAATTCTTTAATATTTAA